Proteins co-encoded in one Corynebacterium tuberculostearicum genomic window:
- a CDS encoding aminotransferase class IV produces the protein MSTYLWHDGSFIPSQPHPGPFDVADSWRMLGDAHSNALLLHLQRFESMAGPLPAGFIPAMLQLVGPGDLFPRISLAAGQLRLDIRPAPPARRTTRLTYVQAPDPRTQPLVKGPDFPALARYRAEYQADGTDDTAIVDASGAMVETTTGALVAWDRETLIFPTGLALPSITLRQVARRASDLGIHTETRPITPELAAECPLWFLNSLHGMSPVSELHAPTGVIHPPHSPHTTAWQQWWWDSFHKETGRD, from the coding sequence ATGAGCACCTACCTCTGGCACGACGGCAGCTTTATTCCAAGCCAACCTCACCCCGGCCCCTTTGACGTTGCGGATTCTTGGCGGATGCTTGGCGACGCCCACTCAAACGCCCTCCTCCTACACCTCCAGCGCTTCGAGTCGATGGCCGGCCCACTTCCCGCCGGGTTCATCCCCGCGATGCTTCAACTTGTGGGCCCCGGCGATCTCTTTCCCCGTATCTCTCTCGCCGCCGGTCAGCTGCGCCTCGATATTCGCCCCGCGCCCCCTGCGCGCCGAACTACCCGGCTGACCTATGTGCAAGCCCCGGACCCGCGCACGCAGCCTTTGGTCAAGGGCCCCGACTTCCCAGCGCTGGCACGCTACCGCGCCGAATACCAAGCAGACGGTACCGATGACACCGCCATCGTGGATGCCTCCGGCGCGATGGTGGAGACCACCACCGGCGCGCTCGTCGCTTGGGATAGGGAGACGCTCATCTTCCCCACCGGACTGGCACTGCCTAGCATCACGCTGCGCCAAGTTGCCCGGCGCGCCTCAGACCTTGGAATTCACACCGAAACGCGCCCCATCACCCCCGAGCTCGCCGCCGAGTGTCCCCTGTGGTTCCTCAACTCGCTCCACGGTATGAGCCCGGTTAGCGAACTACACGCCCCCACCGGTGTCATCCATCCACCGCACAGCCCGCATACCACCGCGTGGCAACAGTGGTGGTGGGATTCCTTCCACAAGGAAACGGGGCGCGACTAG
- a CDS encoding DUF5318 family protein — protein sequence MWIDQEEVIRMIRVNSVAYKHVLSHEWERAHHLREFRAGQLTREDVCDADFLLRAAAEHHGRTMDKECPVCGVPLRLTRWVYGENLGRRAGSARSEKEIAEFVAEGLEFTVHEVEVCRSCRWNHLLRSATAFNAC from the coding sequence ATGTGGATCGATCAAGAAGAGGTAATTAGGATGATCCGGGTGAATTCCGTTGCCTATAAGCATGTGCTCTCCCATGAGTGGGAGCGCGCCCACCATCTGCGCGAATTTCGCGCCGGGCAGCTCACGCGGGAGGACGTGTGTGATGCCGATTTTCTGCTACGTGCCGCAGCCGAACACCACGGCCGCACCATGGATAAGGAATGCCCTGTCTGTGGCGTGCCTTTGCGGCTAACGCGCTGGGTCTATGGGGAAAATCTTGGCAGGCGCGCCGGGAGCGCCCGCAGTGAAAAAGAAATTGCGGAATTTGTGGCCGAGGGCTTGGAGTTCACGGTGCACGAGGTGGAGGTGTGCCGCAGTTGCCGATGGAACCATTTGTTGCGTTCTGCTACTGCTTTTAACGCGTGTTAG
- a CDS encoding inositol-3-phosphate synthase: MSGKVKVAIVGVGNCATSLIEGVEFYRNAAADADIPGLMHTQLGPYHVGDVEFVAAFDVDADKVGKDLAEATRSSRNCTISITDVPELGVTVQRGPTLDGLGRYYQESIAESEAPLADVPAILRQSGADVLVSYLPVGSEEADKFYAQAAIDAGCAFVNALPVFIASDPQWAKKFEDAGLPIVGDDIKSQVGATITHRVMAKLFEDRGVRLERTMQLNVGGNMDFKNMLERERLESKKISKTQAVTSNLHNSPIAGKREDRNVHIGPSDYVEWLDDRKWAYVRLEGSAFGEVPLNLEYKLEVWDSPNSAGIIIDAVRAAKIALDRGVAGPVLSASSYLMKSPPVQKADDVARTELEDFINGS, translated from the coding sequence GTGTCTGGAAAAGTAAAGGTCGCCATCGTGGGCGTCGGCAACTGCGCCACGTCCCTCATTGAAGGCGTGGAGTTTTATCGCAACGCTGCAGCAGATGCAGATATTCCCGGTTTAATGCACACACAGCTCGGTCCGTACCACGTAGGCGATGTGGAATTCGTTGCCGCTTTCGATGTGGATGCGGACAAGGTGGGCAAGGATCTCGCAGAGGCTACGCGCAGCTCGCGCAATTGCACCATTTCCATTACTGACGTCCCTGAGCTGGGCGTTACCGTGCAGCGCGGCCCTACCCTGGATGGCTTGGGGCGTTACTACCAAGAGTCCATTGCAGAATCAGAAGCCCCGCTTGCCGACGTCCCCGCTATACTCCGTCAGTCAGGCGCCGACGTCCTAGTCTCCTACCTACCTGTCGGTTCCGAGGAGGCAGATAAATTCTACGCCCAAGCGGCCATCGATGCCGGCTGCGCCTTTGTCAATGCCTTGCCGGTTTTTATTGCCTCTGACCCGCAGTGGGCCAAGAAATTCGAAGATGCTGGTCTCCCCATTGTCGGCGATGACATTAAGTCTCAGGTGGGCGCCACCATCACCCACCGCGTCATGGCCAAGCTTTTCGAGGACCGCGGCGTGCGCTTGGAGCGCACCATGCAGCTCAACGTCGGTGGCAATATGGATTTTAAAAATATGCTCGAGCGCGAGCGCTTAGAATCCAAGAAGATCTCTAAGACGCAGGCCGTAACCTCTAATCTGCACAACTCGCCCATCGCCGGCAAACGCGAGGACCGCAATGTACACATCGGACCCTCCGATTACGTGGAATGGCTCGATGATCGCAAGTGGGCCTATGTCCGCTTAGAAGGCTCCGCCTTCGGCGAAGTACCGCTGAACTTGGAGTACAAGCTGGAGGTCTGGGACTCTCCTAACTCGGCCGGCATCATTATTGATGCCGTGCGTGCGGCCAAGATTGCCCTCGATCGCGGCGTTGCCGGACCAGTATTATCGGCCTCGTCCTACCTGATGAAGTCCCCACCGGTGCAAAAAGCCGATGATGTGGCGCGCACCGAGCTAGAAGATTTTATTAACGGAAGCTAA
- a CDS encoding MarR family winged helix-turn-helix transcriptional regulator produces the protein MTQQHDEKGPAQSPSTYEDAVEVARAIQPALNKLVLIFQRTAEGSSLTTSQVSIMNQLRMRGPSRVSTIAQSELIRMPTASNALYQLERRGLVERHRDEEDRRGVLVALTQLGESELAIVSQQRASALAEIMRWLDPKDLDTAHEVATVISKLADVYRPTMNGQQR, from the coding sequence ATGACGCAGCAACATGATGAGAAAGGCCCCGCTCAGTCCCCATCTACATACGAGGATGCGGTCGAGGTCGCGCGTGCCATCCAGCCGGCGCTCAATAAGCTCGTCCTTATTTTCCAGCGCACGGCTGAGGGATCATCTTTGACCACCTCGCAGGTATCCATCATGAACCAGCTGCGGATGCGCGGTCCCTCCCGCGTATCCACCATTGCGCAGTCGGAGCTTATCCGCATGCCTACTGCGTCCAACGCGCTTTATCAGCTCGAGCGCCGTGGCTTAGTGGAACGACACCGCGATGAAGAGGACCGCCGCGGCGTTCTGGTAGCGCTGACACAATTGGGCGAATCTGAGCTTGCCATCGTCTCACAACAGCGCGCCTCCGCCCTGGCGGAGATCATGCGGTGGCTGGATCCGAAAGATTTGGACACCGCACACGAAGTTGCCACCGTTATCTCAAAGCTCGCAGATGTCTATCGCCCCACAATGAACGGCCAACAGCGCTAG
- a CDS encoding universal stress protein: MATDSSDGHLPALSKGSTDKPLRILISWSPSSSGTEALDCAAWLSRTADIQVRVISTVFQPWTTTSLSKLGGKYKKWFKSQKEACAAATRAALDEAGVPRTCWDDKPSLLVDGPSRPQLLTEMAKKFKADLIILGPNQAAPKGRFFAGSTADTLLHYSPQPLGLVPRKVKLSKHGVTRFNFAITERSPREDHEMLAAAELANRWNLPLRLLAFSAKGLLNTPSKDKHDMALKLAAEWLEDSLAMLDRARDSIQEKFPDLDVTSEIGSGAGWGGAVDSLKWKKGDLMLMASTPQGPIARVFLGSTATELLPHIRVPILVHPACG, encoded by the coding sequence ATGGCAACAGATTCTTCCGATGGGCATCTTCCGGCCTTGAGCAAGGGCTCGACCGATAAACCCCTTCGTATTCTCATCTCTTGGAGTCCTTCCTCCTCTGGTACCGAGGCGCTTGATTGCGCAGCGTGGCTCTCCCGCACCGCAGATATCCAAGTACGCGTCATCTCTACCGTGTTCCAGCCGTGGACTACGACTTCCCTCAGCAAACTCGGGGGGAAGTACAAAAAGTGGTTTAAGAGCCAAAAGGAAGCCTGCGCCGCCGCTACCCGTGCCGCCCTCGATGAGGCCGGGGTCCCACGCACCTGCTGGGATGATAAACCTTCTTTGTTGGTGGACGGGCCCTCCCGCCCCCAGCTGCTGACGGAAATGGCCAAGAAGTTCAAGGCAGACCTCATTATCCTTGGGCCCAATCAAGCAGCGCCCAAGGGCCGTTTCTTTGCGGGCTCTACGGCCGATACCCTGCTGCATTATTCCCCTCAGCCGTTGGGTTTGGTGCCCCGCAAGGTAAAGCTGTCCAAGCACGGCGTCACCCGCTTTAACTTCGCCATCACCGAGCGCAGCCCGCGCGAGGACCATGAGATGCTCGCCGCGGCGGAACTTGCCAATCGCTGGAACCTGCCACTGCGTCTGCTTGCCTTTTCGGCAAAGGGACTGCTCAACACCCCTTCGAAGGACAAGCACGATATGGCGCTCAAGCTGGCAGCCGAGTGGCTCGAGGATTCCCTTGCCATGCTGGACCGCGCCCGCGATAGCATCCAAGAAAAATTCCCCGATCTGGATGTCACCTCAGAGATCGGTTCCGGTGCGGGCTGGGGCGGGGCGGTGGATTCGCTCAAGTGGAAGAAGGGCGATCTGATGCTTATGGCCTCCACCCCACAGGGGCCCATTGCACGCGTGTTCTTGGGTTCTACTGCCACGGAGCTCCTACCGCATATTCGGGTGCCTATCCTAGTCCACCCAGCCTGTGGTTAG
- a CDS encoding chorismate-binding protein, translating to MILLLDNYDSYTFNLAHLIAEVAGREPLVVPAGEAERLSERVRAGEFSHVVISPGPGTPEREQDFGAARRLIAAAASAEIPVLGVCLGHQGLGLLSGARVSRAPRPRHGFVSTISHSGEGIFAGIPQDFEVVRYHSLHIEEAPGITVHARSEDGVIQALKVDGLPHWGVQFHPESVLTQYGRNIMRNFLGGFRLIHREVPGVVDCPRVFATLRAEGNDAFFLDSADPRGRYSILGDTAGALSLSFRYRLGDAPDILTLLDHELAARITDVPDLPFTGGVIGYLGYECAQLTLPIELSHRSPYPDAYFVRPQSFIVYDHHTETAHLCCLAGEGSKRLLDRLEAALGTEEPRNKREDGGASLSAGSWRSPGYLERIRRTQEFLHAGESYEVCLTDTYTSAAEGELYPQLRSHNPAPYAAHLIFDGVEVCSASPERFLTVRGREVEAKPIKGTISAAQDPALLTTDPKTRAENLMIVDLLRNDLSRVCEPGSVRVPKLMQVESYVTVHQLVSTITGQLRTGATAVDALRAAFPPGSMTGAPKLRTCEIIDQLETGPRGVYSGVVGYLGFDGQSDLSVVIRTAVRAVGEITIGAGGAIVLDSDPAAELEERNLKAQSVLGAWQ from the coding sequence ATGATCCTTCTGCTTGATAACTACGATTCTTATACCTTCAATCTCGCCCACCTCATTGCGGAAGTAGCCGGCCGCGAGCCACTCGTCGTTCCCGCCGGCGAAGCAGAAAGGCTTTCCGAGCGCGTCCGTGCGGGCGAATTTTCTCACGTGGTGATTTCTCCTGGCCCGGGCACGCCAGAGAGGGAGCAGGATTTCGGTGCTGCCCGGCGCCTCATTGCAGCCGCAGCGTCGGCCGAGATTCCAGTGCTGGGCGTATGCCTTGGCCATCAGGGGCTAGGCCTGCTCTCTGGGGCCCGGGTGTCGCGTGCGCCGCGGCCGCGCCACGGTTTTGTCTCTACCATCAGCCACTCAGGCGAAGGCATCTTCGCCGGAATCCCGCAAGACTTCGAAGTGGTGCGCTACCACTCCCTGCACATAGAGGAGGCTCCCGGCATCACCGTCCATGCCCGCAGCGAGGATGGCGTCATACAAGCGCTCAAAGTAGATGGGCTACCGCACTGGGGCGTGCAATTCCACCCCGAGTCGGTGCTCACCCAATACGGCCGCAATATCATGCGCAATTTTCTGGGCGGGTTCCGCCTGATCCACCGCGAGGTGCCCGGCGTGGTGGACTGCCCACGGGTCTTTGCCACCCTGCGCGCCGAGGGCAACGATGCCTTCTTCCTCGACTCCGCGGATCCGCGCGGGCGCTACTCCATTCTCGGCGATACTGCTGGCGCGTTGAGTCTCTCTTTCCGCTATCGGCTTGGCGACGCCCCCGATATCCTCACCCTCCTCGATCACGAACTCGCCGCCCGCATCACCGATGTGCCCGACCTTCCCTTTACCGGTGGCGTCATCGGGTACCTAGGCTATGAGTGTGCCCAGTTAACCCTGCCGATTGAGCTCAGCCACCGCTCTCCTTACCCAGATGCCTATTTCGTGCGACCGCAGTCCTTTATCGTCTACGACCATCACACAGAAACCGCACACCTATGTTGTCTTGCCGGGGAGGGCTCTAAGCGGCTGCTTGACCGTTTGGAAGCCGCCTTGGGCACGGAGGAACCACGAAACAAGAGAGAGGACGGTGGGGCGTCGCTGAGCGCGGGCTCCTGGCGCAGCCCCGGCTACCTGGAGCGGATTAGGCGCACCCAAGAATTCCTGCACGCCGGCGAAAGCTACGAGGTCTGCCTGACCGATACCTACACTTCCGCGGCCGAGGGGGAGCTCTATCCCCAACTGCGCTCGCACAATCCCGCTCCCTATGCCGCGCACCTCATCTTCGATGGCGTGGAAGTGTGCAGCGCCTCGCCTGAGCGCTTCCTCACCGTGCGCGGCCGTGAGGTGGAGGCCAAGCCGATTAAAGGCACCATCTCGGCCGCCCAGGATCCCGCGCTGCTGACCACGGACCCGAAGACGCGCGCCGAAAATCTCATGATCGTCGACCTACTGCGCAATGATCTCTCCCGGGTATGCGAGCCCGGCAGCGTGCGCGTGCCCAAGTTGATGCAGGTAGAAAGCTATGTCACCGTCCATCAGTTGGTTTCCACTATTACTGGGCAGCTGCGCACCGGTGCCACCGCGGTCGATGCTCTCCGCGCCGCCTTCCCTCCCGGCTCTATGACGGGCGCACCGAAACTGCGCACCTGCGAAATCATTGACCAGCTCGAAACAGGCCCACGTGGCGTGTACTCCGGCGTGGTGGGTTACCTGGGGTTTGATGGGCAATCCGATCTCAGCGTAGTCATCCGCACGGCCGTGCGCGCGGTCGGTGAGATCACCATCGGCGCCGGCGGGGCCATCGTCCTGGATTCAGATCCTGCGGCCGAGCTAGAAGAGCGCAATCTCAAGGCACAATCCGTGCTGGGGGCGTGGCAATGA
- the trhO gene encoding oxygen-dependent tRNA uridine(34) hydroxylase TrhO produces MTIGKVLLYYCFTPIEDPTAIMLWQRTLCESLGLKGRILISEHGINGTVGGDMEACKRYVRQTKEYPGFKRMQFKWSEGGADDFPRLSVKVRDEIVAFGAPGELKVDENGVVGGGVHLKPEEVNKLVEERGEEVVFFDGRNAMEAEIGKFKNAVVPDVKTTHDFIEEIESGKYDWMKDKPVVSYCTGGIRCEILSSLMKNRGFKEVYQIDGGIVRYGEKYGNDGLWEGSMYVFDKRMHHEFGQGLQDPGFIQLGHCVHCGKGTNTFHNCINEDTCRQQVLICDDCIRHVETQHCGRPDCAEVAAKIVDQDSKS; encoded by the coding sequence GTGACTATTGGCAAAGTTCTCCTATATTACTGCTTTACCCCCATCGAAGATCCCACCGCAATCATGCTGTGGCAGCGCACCTTGTGCGAGTCCCTGGGGCTCAAGGGGCGCATCCTCATTTCCGAGCACGGCATCAACGGCACCGTTGGCGGCGATATGGAAGCCTGCAAGCGCTATGTCCGCCAGACCAAGGAATACCCAGGCTTTAAGCGCATGCAGTTTAAGTGGTCCGAGGGCGGCGCGGATGACTTCCCGCGCCTTTCGGTCAAGGTGCGCGATGAAATCGTGGCCTTTGGCGCGCCGGGCGAGCTGAAGGTCGATGAAAACGGCGTCGTCGGCGGCGGCGTGCACCTCAAGCCAGAAGAGGTAAATAAGCTGGTAGAAGAACGTGGTGAGGAGGTCGTCTTCTTTGACGGCCGCAACGCCATGGAGGCAGAGATTGGCAAGTTTAAAAATGCCGTCGTGCCTGATGTGAAAACCACGCATGATTTCATCGAGGAAATAGAGTCCGGCAAGTATGACTGGATGAAGGATAAGCCGGTGGTGTCCTACTGCACCGGTGGCATTCGCTGCGAGATCCTGTCTTCGTTGATGAAGAACCGTGGCTTCAAAGAGGTCTACCAAATTGATGGCGGCATCGTGCGCTATGGCGAAAAGTACGGCAATGATGGCCTGTGGGAAGGCTCCATGTATGTCTTTGACAAGCGCATGCACCACGAGTTTGGACAAGGACTCCAAGACCCCGGCTTCATTCAGCTCGGCCACTGCGTGCACTGCGGTAAGGGCACGAATACCTTCCACAATTGCATCAATGAAGACACCTGCCGCCAGCAGGTACTCATCTGTGATGACTGCATCCGGCACGTAGAAACCCAGCACTGCGGTCGGCCGGATTGCGCCGAAGTGGCAGCAAAAATCGTCGACCAAGATTCGAAGTCTTGA